A genome region from Methanomassiliicoccales archaeon includes the following:
- a CDS encoding Ig-like domain-containing protein, which produces MNRSGALKLTAILLVLVLCISTVGIGLQLASKGTSSVNSVDASTVPTGDQPLNTGDSSSTSGQGSGSSDDSSNNAYNGGDLPQLFLPGNYDYRALYWSEHGDSRISTHTSTVLSAETITYGQSVVDVAKVTATHGENVPTGTVDFQVKVGNGGWNTYTGGDNVNLVDGSAVSGAYTPIASGTYHFRAVYEGNSHFYTSHSGDDEEELTVLKAPTTTSTVLGATEITLGRSVTDNATVAGVGTGFPVPTGTVTFMVKAPGGSFVQYGGIKTLDSNGKAVSDPYIPQMTGNYQFKAVYAPAAHSKLYLESWSVAEDEQLVVIKATSATATVLSSGSIVLGSSITDTAIVTGVSGLSTPTGTVTFMVKEPGALDFVPFGQVKILDASGQAVMDSCTPLATGTYYFMAVYNGDAKYVGSQSSAEEEILLVSPTLTAISLTTVLSSDSIILGDSVYDTVTVPNQGTGFPMPTGTVTFEVMVPGTMSFVPFGVGPVSLDANGQAVSEDYMPQMAGTHYFLAIYSGDANYVGGQSPVESEPLEVAKAPTFTLTTLFTTGESFLLGDSVYDYAEVIALNGDLPIPTGTVTFQVSTDNGVSWEMIGSPVILVDGKAYS; this is translated from the coding sequence ATGAACAGATCCGGAGCTCTAAAGCTCACAGCAATACTACTAGTGCTGGTCCTATGCATCTCGACCGTTGGCATAGGATTGCAGTTGGCCTCCAAGGGCACATCCTCGGTCAACTCGGTTGATGCCTCAACCGTACCTACCGGAGATCAGCCCTTGAACACGGGAGACAGCTCGTCGACTTCTGGACAGGGCTCTGGGAGCTCGGACGATTCATCGAACAACGCATATAATGGTGGCGACCTGCCACAACTGTTCTTGCCTGGTAACTACGATTACCGGGCGCTCTATTGGAGCGAGCACGGTGATAGCCGTATCTCAACCCACACAAGCACTGTATTGAGCGCGGAGACGATCACCTACGGACAGTCCGTTGTTGACGTGGCAAAAGTGACCGCCACTCATGGGGAAAATGTACCCACTGGCACAGTCGATTTCCAAGTGAAGGTCGGAAACGGCGGCTGGAACACGTACACCGGAGGGGACAACGTTAATCTGGTCGATGGTTCCGCGGTCTCGGGAGCCTATACTCCGATAGCATCCGGTACCTATCACTTCCGGGCTGTATACGAAGGTAACAGCCACTTCTACACTTCTCACAGCGGTGACGACGAGGAGGAATTGACCGTCCTGAAGGCCCCAACGACCACATCCACCGTGCTTGGCGCGACCGAGATCACCCTTGGCAGGTCAGTAACTGACAATGCCACAGTGGCCGGTGTGGGCACTGGTTTCCCGGTACCGACCGGAACAGTGACCTTCATGGTCAAGGCGCCAGGCGGATCATTCGTGCAATACGGCGGTATCAAGACCCTGGACAGCAATGGAAAGGCTGTTTCGGATCCCTATATCCCTCAGATGACCGGGAACTATCAGTTCAAGGCAGTCTATGCCCCGGCCGCACACAGCAAGCTCTATCTGGAATCATGGAGCGTGGCTGAGGACGAGCAGTTGGTCGTTATCAAGGCCACCTCGGCCACGGCGACAGTATTGAGCTCCGGCAGCATCGTCCTGGGCTCATCGATCACCGATACGGCGATCGTGACCGGCGTCAGCGGATTGTCCACCCCGACCGGCACCGTGACCTTCATGGTCAAGGAGCCGGGAGCCCTGGACTTCGTTCCGTTCGGCCAGGTCAAGATCCTCGATGCAAGCGGACAGGCAGTAATGGATTCATGCACGCCGCTCGCCACTGGTACCTACTACTTCATGGCCGTATACAACGGCGATGCGAAGTATGTCGGCTCCCAGAGCAGCGCCGAGGAAGAGATCCTTCTGGTCAGTCCGACGTTGACCGCGATCTCACTGACCACGGTCCTTTCGTCCGACTCGATCATCCTGGGCGATTCCGTCTATGACACGGTAACCGTACCGAACCAGGGAACCGGTTTCCCGATGCCGACCGGCACCGTGACCTTTGAGGTCATGGTCCCGGGAACGATGTCTTTCGTTCCGTTCGGAGTTGGGCCGGTATCCCTTGACGCAAATGGACAGGCAGTCTCCGAGGATTACATGCCACAGATGGCTGGAACTCACTATTTCCTGGCCATCTACAGCGGGGACGCGAATTACGTGGGCGGACAGAGCCCGGTCGAGTCTGAGCCACTCGAAGTGGCAAAGGCACCGACCTTTACCCTGACCACTCTGTTCACGACCGGGGAGAGCTTCCTTTTGGGAGACTCGGTCTACGATTACGCTGAGGTAATCGCCTTGAACGGGGACCTGCCCATCCCGACCGGGACGGTAACGTTCCAGGTCAGCACCGACAACGGTGTTAGCTGGGAGATGATCGGATCCCCGGTCATCCTGGTCGATGGCAAGGCATATTCC
- a CDS encoding fibronectin type III domain-containing protein encodes MHREYHSAHHILIALVLLLPGLLLPFASSPATTASPFTGGTSGPSVQTHAMTTEEAVRMESVMGTYMEGVDYNVIVDGHGTGLAPPTAAQYSEMVGNVQVTDSVQTGLMSQSSYDLSAQPYFPAVGNQLSQGSCAAWAMAYYDYGYLEARDNNWTDASTGNPAHLMSPAWTYNRVNYGIDRGTFMDNVADIIKDWGVASLATMPYNPTDLTSWGNESAAREAPLHRAAGLSYISYSSSNPSSALTTIKNLISANSPVTFAIDANVFTSSLTDNIITANEYNSKTMNHAQTIVGYDDAKSDGVHSDVGAFKVVNSWGKNWGNGGYYWISYEAMKKIGSNLYLTYITDKPSYRPSLLAIIEFNNLPSRESSITVGVGSVGSADKFVPYFEKNYDASVTATFPSFLALDMTDLLAKYKPTNNGFYLTLGSTTTPGIVSSFRIEQYQNGYAKAATQVSGQSLDVPKANPGSVTVTMTPYASIAPETALDNAGLTISGSGNAQWSPVTRDYHSNGSAMQSGNIGNGARSIIQTIALGPSTISFWWKTSTANTDVARFYVDSVNRANASGVTAWSQVSLAIASGTHILRWEYVKDASVAGNQDLVLLDQVVATSGSTVPSAPTGLSATVGSSIQLNWSAPSSNGGSAISSYGIYRGTSAGGETLLTSVSASSLTYTDSAATVDQDFFYQVTAVNSIGESPSSNEVRAKIPASVPSAPSALNIMAGASYIDLTWSSNEVGLAGFHLYRGTASNGETLLQTLSSTARSYRDSAVVAGTIYYYRMDAFNDLISSSYGNEVSIRIPVIPDPPTGLTSTVTGSSVHLNWTAPHDDGGSAILGYKVYRGTVSGGEAASPIGTFSSTSYDDLTTTPGIRYYYVVRSFNAVGSSVIGNEATVRVPTVPSPPASLNAVVSGSYIHLSWTLPIENGGATIDRYAIYRGTFPGAESPTAIGSSGTTSYDDASAVVGVQYYYVVRAHNQVGESASSNEASSRIVLAPDAPSSLTVSVTLGHISLSWTAPSSNGGSPVTSYRMFRGATADPAMHVQIGTASTTSYDDTQIIVGQTYYYSVKAANIVGSSVYSNVVSALAKGLPSAPAALTAQISDRSVLLSWSAPTSIGFSTIAGYKVYRSGTSGTETLIATATGMTYNDNGLVNGMVYYYRVSAVNAMGEGPLSPEFHDSPATIPDAPKMADTAFSIGTMELTWSVSESGGRPIIGFSVYRGSSSDFSSASPVAQSITDPVYLDSSVAVGSTYYYFVTATNAMGTSMPGLSGPIVISSSPSAPRSVTAVVVSDRIQLSWTAPASVGSSPISGYYVYRSLVSGQGMAIEHLGNTLAYSDHALTLGQTYHYSVSAENQDGSGPLSSEVTTAFMFAPDPPSDLMATGSIGAAWLTWSVPAVNGGPLSGYTVYMRTSDGSAITRQVGSSSPSALISGLTNGVQYWFTVTATNSAGEGSSSSQASCVIGSVPSTPTALSASAGNGSISISWEKPASDGGLSDLSYQLWRSTSGESTLIATLGSSARTYADTSVVIGTTYRYVMTASNSIGTGIQSGQVSATAAIVPGPPSEVSVESDSSSITVTWAIPEDDGGIPLSGFSIHRSSGAVWTMIMTINSPTVTMYRDQSIMDGVLYQYRIAGINGVGEGFRSWPSSPISTMSIPSAFSMNALVGDSNITLFWDIPASIGAPLSGFDILRTESQSGSVTLTAVSSTTIRFVDDKVIPGCDYVYRITAINALGSTSTDQTKVHSLRNVTLEMSVVPFQNSVSVSGTVSDLAGNGIGGQKVTIYRSASMTGDWSILAQLNTTASGKFSSLITGGAGIFGLRAVLSDDGTHSPITIEQAVGSLRLKNGGMANIISNSAVSDATLNADNMLTFTLEQAGTANITIPKDSVSDLDLIGVTIDGQQRNYEVTETDDQYIFHVSDIKAGQIISMSIGRPSAEDNLPLLVIFVLMIGALGIFVIVRGNMRKGHR; translated from the coding sequence ATGCACCGGGAATACCATAGTGCTCACCACATCCTCATCGCACTGGTATTGCTGCTGCCTGGACTGCTTTTACCCTTCGCCTCATCGCCCGCCACAACAGCATCGCCATTCACAGGGGGAACATCGGGCCCATCGGTTCAAACACATGCCATGACCACCGAAGAAGCAGTTCGGATGGAATCTGTCATGGGCACCTACATGGAAGGGGTCGACTACAATGTCATCGTCGATGGTCACGGCACAGGGCTGGCTCCTCCCACGGCCGCCCAGTATTCAGAAATGGTCGGGAATGTGCAGGTCACCGATTCGGTGCAGACCGGCCTCATGTCCCAATCATCCTACGACCTGTCGGCTCAGCCATATTTCCCTGCGGTAGGCAATCAATTGAGCCAGGGATCATGCGCGGCTTGGGCCATGGCCTACTACGACTACGGCTACCTAGAGGCCAGGGACAATAATTGGACCGATGCCTCCACAGGCAATCCGGCGCATCTTATGAGCCCCGCCTGGACCTACAATCGGGTCAATTACGGGATAGACCGCGGTACCTTCATGGACAACGTCGCTGACATCATCAAGGACTGGGGAGTTGCCAGTCTGGCCACCATGCCCTACAATCCCACGGACCTCACCAGCTGGGGCAATGAGTCAGCCGCCCGGGAAGCCCCTCTGCATCGTGCGGCCGGTCTCAGTTACATAAGCTACAGCTCTTCCAACCCTTCTAGTGCATTGACAACCATCAAGAACCTCATCTCGGCGAACTCCCCGGTGACGTTCGCCATCGACGCAAACGTCTTCACCTCCTCACTGACGGACAACATCATAACCGCCAATGAGTACAATTCAAAGACCATGAACCACGCTCAGACCATTGTCGGGTATGATGACGCCAAGTCTGACGGTGTCCACTCCGATGTGGGCGCCTTCAAGGTGGTCAACTCCTGGGGGAAGAACTGGGGCAATGGGGGCTATTACTGGATATCCTACGAGGCCATGAAGAAGATCGGAAGCAACCTTTACCTTACCTACATCACCGACAAGCCCTCATACCGGCCCAGCCTCCTTGCGATAATCGAATTCAACAACCTTCCCTCCCGGGAATCGTCGATCACCGTCGGCGTCGGATCAGTTGGCAGTGCCGACAAGTTCGTCCCATATTTCGAAAAGAACTACGATGCTTCCGTCACCGCCACCTTCCCATCCTTCCTGGCCTTGGATATGACCGATCTCCTGGCAAAGTACAAGCCTACCAACAATGGCTTCTACCTGACCTTGGGCTCGACGACCACTCCTGGCATCGTCTCCTCGTTCCGCATCGAACAGTACCAGAACGGCTACGCCAAAGCCGCCACACAGGTGTCCGGCCAGTCTCTTGATGTGCCCAAGGCCAATCCAGGATCTGTGACGGTCACGATGACGCCTTATGCCTCCATAGCCCCGGAGACCGCATTGGACAACGCTGGCCTGACCATCAGCGGTTCGGGGAATGCCCAGTGGTCCCCAGTCACCCGAGACTATCATTCCAATGGCAGTGCCATGCAGAGCGGCAACATAGGCAATGGCGCCAGGAGCATCATCCAGACGATCGCTCTCGGTCCCTCCACGATCTCATTCTGGTGGAAAACGTCCACAGCCAACACCGATGTGGCAAGGTTCTATGTAGACTCCGTCAACAGGGCCAACGCTAGCGGCGTCACTGCATGGTCACAGGTGAGCCTGGCGATCGCTTCGGGGACGCATATCCTCAGATGGGAGTATGTGAAGGACGCCTCGGTCGCCGGCAATCAGGACCTGGTCCTGCTCGACCAGGTGGTCGCCACTTCGGGAAGCACTGTCCCCTCTGCACCGACCGGCCTCTCAGCAACGGTCGGATCCAGCATCCAGCTGAACTGGTCTGCCCCATCCTCCAACGGAGGTTCGGCGATATCCTCCTATGGGATATACCGTGGAACCTCTGCCGGAGGGGAAACGTTGCTGACCAGCGTGTCCGCCTCGTCCTTGACATACACCGATTCCGCCGCCACCGTGGACCAGGATTTCTTCTACCAGGTCACTGCGGTGAACTCCATCGGTGAATCGCCCTCATCGAACGAGGTCCGTGCCAAGATCCCGGCGTCCGTTCCTTCGGCCCCTTCTGCACTGAACATAATGGCCGGCGCATCGTACATAGACCTGACATGGTCCTCCAACGAGGTCGGCCTGGCCGGGTTCCACCTCTACCGAGGCACCGCCTCCAATGGGGAGACGCTGTTACAGACGCTGTCGTCGACGGCCCGTTCCTATCGGGACAGCGCGGTCGTGGCTGGCACTATCTACTACTATAGAATGGACGCCTTCAACGATCTCATTTCATCGTCCTATGGCAATGAGGTTTCAATTCGTATACCTGTCATCCCTGACCCTCCAACCGGCCTTACAAGCACCGTCACAGGATCAAGCGTCCATCTTAATTGGACAGCTCCACATGACGATGGGGGATCTGCGATCCTCGGTTACAAGGTCTACCGAGGCACGGTCTCGGGCGGAGAGGCCGCCTCACCGATCGGCACGTTCAGTTCGACCTCCTACGACGACCTGACCACCACCCCCGGCATCCGGTATTATTATGTGGTCAGATCCTTCAATGCCGTGGGAAGCTCCGTTATCGGCAATGAGGCGACAGTGAGGGTACCCACCGTTCCCAGCCCACCGGCATCACTGAATGCGGTGGTTTCCGGGTCCTACATCCACCTGAGCTGGACGTTGCCCATTGAGAACGGCGGAGCCACCATCGATCGATACGCCATCTATCGTGGCACCTTCCCGGGAGCGGAGAGTCCGACGGCCATCGGATCCTCCGGGACCACGTCATATGACGATGCATCAGCGGTCGTCGGGGTCCAATATTATTATGTAGTCAGAGCGCACAACCAGGTTGGAGAATCCGCATCGAGCAACGAAGCATCCAGCCGCATTGTTCTTGCCCCGGACGCCCCCTCCTCCCTGACGGTAAGCGTCACGCTCGGGCATATTTCACTCTCCTGGACCGCTCCGTCGTCCAATGGTGGCAGCCCGGTGACGTCATACAGGATGTTCCGCGGTGCAACCGCGGATCCGGCCATGCATGTGCAGATCGGGACCGCGAGCACCACATCCTATGACGACACCCAGATAATCGTGGGACAGACCTACTACTATTCTGTGAAAGCGGCCAACATCGTGGGCAGCTCGGTGTACAGCAATGTCGTTTCCGCCTTGGCGAAGGGGCTTCCGAGTGCACCTGCGGCGCTCACCGCACAGATATCCGACCGGTCGGTGCTCCTCTCGTGGTCGGCGCCGACCAGCATCGGGTTCTCAACGATTGCCGGGTACAAGGTATACCGGTCGGGCACTTCCGGTACGGAGACGTTGATCGCCACCGCCACCGGGATGACCTACAACGACAACGGCCTAGTCAACGGCATGGTGTATTACTATAGGGTATCGGCTGTAAATGCAATGGGAGAAGGGCCTCTGAGCCCCGAGTTCCATGACTCTCCCGCTACGATACCGGATGCCCCGAAGATGGCAGACACCGCATTCTCAATCGGCACCATGGAACTTACCTGGTCAGTATCCGAATCCGGTGGGCGGCCCATTATCGGATTCTCGGTCTATCGTGGGAGTTCTTCGGACTTCTCCTCGGCTTCACCGGTGGCTCAATCCATCACCGACCCTGTCTATCTTGATTCGTCGGTGGCTGTCGGTTCGACCTACTACTATTTCGTCACCGCGACCAACGCCATGGGAACTTCCATGCCTGGCCTCTCCGGTCCGATCGTCATATCCAGTTCGCCATCGGCGCCGAGATCTGTCACCGCGGTGGTGGTTTCTGATCGCATCCAGCTGAGCTGGACCGCCCCGGCCTCCGTGGGATCTTCGCCCATATCAGGTTATTATGTCTACCGTTCCCTCGTATCTGGGCAAGGGATGGCCATAGAGCACTTAGGCAACACTCTGGCCTATAGTGATCATGCATTGACCCTTGGACAGACCTATCACTACAGCGTATCCGCCGAGAACCAGGACGGTTCGGGGCCGCTCTCATCCGAGGTGACCACCGCCTTCATGTTCGCCCCCGACCCGCCCTCCGACCTTATGGCCACGGGATCCATCGGGGCCGCCTGGCTGACCTGGTCGGTTCCAGCAGTGAATGGAGGTCCACTGTCCGGCTACACAGTGTACATGCGGACCTCCGACGGATCGGCGATCACAAGACAGGTGGGCTCCAGTTCCCCTTCCGCCCTCATCAGCGGTCTGACCAATGGAGTACAATACTGGTTCACCGTCACCGCCACCAATTCAGCGGGGGAAGGATCATCCAGTTCCCAAGCGAGCTGCGTAATAGGCTCCGTGCCCAGCACACCCACTGCCTTGTCAGCGTCCGCGGGTAATGGCTCGATCTCCATCTCCTGGGAGAAACCTGCGTCCGATGGCGGTCTCAGCGACCTGAGCTATCAGCTTTGGCGTTCGACGAGCGGTGAGAGCACGCTCATCGCTACGCTTGGCAGTTCGGCAAGGACATATGCCGACACCTCGGTCGTTATCGGGACCACCTATCGGTATGTGATGACCGCCTCAAACTCGATCGGAACCGGCATTCAATCTGGCCAGGTTAGCGCGACCGCAGCGATCGTTCCAGGACCGCCATCCGAGGTATCGGTGGAATCTGATTCATCATCCATTACCGTAACCTGGGCAATACCAGAGGACGATGGTGGGATCCCCTTGTCCGGTTTTAGCATCCACCGTTCCTCTGGAGCAGTGTGGACGATGATCATGACGATCAACAGCCCGACGGTCACGATGTATCGGGACCAGTCAATAATGGATGGGGTATTGTATCAATACCGCATCGCGGGGATCAATGGCGTCGGGGAAGGATTCAGGTCCTGGCCCTCATCCCCAATTTCCACGATGTCGATACCATCCGCGTTCAGCATGAACGCGTTGGTGGGGGATTCGAACATAACGTTATTCTGGGACATCCCCGCCAGCATAGGGGCGCCATTGTCCGGTTTCGACATCCTCCGGACCGAATCCCAGAGCGGATCGGTAACCCTGACGGCCGTCTCTTCTACCACCATCAGATTCGTCGATGATAAGGTGATCCCGGGATGCGATTACGTTTACAGGATCACCGCCATAAATGCACTAGGTTCAACCTCGACCGATCAGACAAAGGTCCATTCGCTTCGCAACGTCACACTTGAGATGTCGGTCGTGCCATTCCAGAATAGCGTGTCGGTATCGGGTACCGTCTCCGATCTGGCCGGGAATGGGATAGGCGGTCAGAAAGTGACCATCTATCGCAGCGCCAGTATGACCGGGGACTGGTCCATCCTGGCGCAACTAAATACGACGGCCAGCGGTAAGTTCTCCTCGTTGATCACCGGCGGCGCAGGTATCTTTGGTCTCAGGGCAGTTCTGTCCGATGATGGCACGCACTCACCGATTACGATAGAACAGGCCGTCGGTTCGTTGAGATTGAAGAACGGGGGCATGGCGAACATCATATCGAATTCAGCGGTGTCCGATGCAACCCTCAACGCCGATAACATGCTGACCTTCACACTCGAACAGGCAGGTACCGCAAATATCACGATTCCGAAGGATTCTGTATCGGACCTCGACCTCATCGGTGTGACCATCGATGGCCAACAGCGCAACTATGAGGTCACCGAGACAGACGACCAATACATCTTCCATGTGAGCGATATCAAGGCTGGACAGATAATATCCATGAGCATCGGTCGGCCGTCCGCGGAGGACAACCTTCCGTTGCTGGTTATCTTCGTATTGATGATCGGGGCTTTAGGTATCTTTGTTATTGTACGCGGGAATATGAGAAAGGGGCATAGATGA